A genome region from Patescibacteria group bacterium includes the following:
- a CDS encoding dTDP-4-dehydrorhamnose 3,5-epimerase family protein produces MEHIPHAKDGSVFVDDRGHFAPFLDNAEVPVKRVYYVVNHSPGTIRGFHFHEREWKYFTILQGMAKFVALNPQNPEQKYTFVSSQRKPNVVVIPPGYANGWVSLENNTILLCASTATTKESIEDDKRFDPHQWGDVWSVKPR; encoded by the coding sequence ATGGAACATATCCCCCACGCCAAAGATGGATCCGTCTTTGTTGATGACCGAGGGCATTTCGCCCCCTTTCTTGACAATGCCGAAGTACCCGTAAAGCGCGTTTACTATGTGGTAAACCACTCCCCCGGCACTATCCGAGGGTTTCATTTCCATGAACGCGAATGGAAATACTTCACCATCCTCCAAGGTATGGCAAAATTTGTAGCGCTCAACCCTCAAAATCCTGAACAAAAATACACCTTTGTTAGTTCGCAGCGCAAACCAAATGTAGTTGTCATTCCCCCTGGATACGCAAATGGCTGGGTATCGCTCGAGAACAACACGATACTTCTCTGCGCATCAACCGCGACCACTAAAGAATCAATAGAAGACGACAAGCGCTTCGACCCTCACCAATGGGGTGACGTCTGGAGCGTAAAACCGCGCTAA
- a CDS encoding glycosyltransferase: MKVLMMSTDRSVFDKDSAFRARLALYGTKVGHITVLALGVRGDEQLTDQVHVMGVRGMTKIGSLYAAYKKAKKILDINPVSWVVTTQDEITGLVGFRLRGIFGVPWRAEVHTDIMSPWFGKIFFTNKIRKLIFRLTISRASCIRVVSKRIKSSLEHKRFVRAPIVVVPVKPREPLVHASPPRERFFLVISRLTKEKNVALALFAFSDIVATTEDVILKIVGDGPEKARLERLAAHLGIRNRVVFLGWQKEIDSSLSGAVGVLSTSWYEGFGLSLLEAMAAGYPVITTDVGIVGETLKDGQSGLVVRPGDRAGFANAMARLLQDTKLAVHLGNAAKEASRLYFDEAVYWQAFDASFSVCKPKN; the protein is encoded by the coding sequence ATGAAAGTTTTGATGATGAGCACCGATAGATCAGTCTTTGATAAAGATTCGGCTTTTCGTGCGCGCTTGGCACTGTATGGCACTAAGGTAGGTCATATCACGGTACTAGCGTTAGGCGTGCGCGGCGATGAGCAATTGACAGATCAGGTACATGTCATGGGCGTGCGCGGCATGACAAAGATAGGCTCGCTCTACGCCGCTTACAAAAAAGCAAAGAAGATATTAGACATCAATCCGGTGTCTTGGGTGGTAACAACCCAAGATGAGATCACGGGACTCGTGGGGTTTCGGCTTCGTGGGATTTTTGGTGTGCCATGGCGTGCCGAAGTACATACCGATATCATGAGCCCATGGTTTGGAAAAATATTTTTTACCAACAAAATCCGTAAGTTGATATTTCGCCTGACGATTTCTCGTGCCTCGTGTATTCGTGTAGTGAGTAAGCGTATCAAGTCAAGTCTCGAGCACAAAAGATTTGTACGCGCTCCCATTGTTGTCGTACCGGTAAAGCCGCGAGAACCACTCGTACACGCATCGCCTCCCCGCGAAAGATTTTTTCTCGTCATCTCACGCCTTACTAAAGAAAAAAATGTTGCTCTCGCTCTTTTTGCTTTTTCTGATATAGTGGCAACTACAGAGGATGTTATCCTCAAGATCGTAGGTGATGGGCCAGAGAAGGCAAGGCTCGAGCGCCTTGCCGCGCATCTTGGTATTCGCAATCGCGTGGTATTTTTGGGGTGGCAGAAAGAAATTGACAGTTCTCTTTCGGGTGCGGTAGGCGTACTCTCAACTTCATGGTACGAAGGATTCGGCCTTTCTCTCCTTGAAGCGATGGCCGCGGGATATCCAGTCATCACGACTGATGTAGGTATCGTAGGAGAAACTCTCAAAGATGGCCAGTCGGGTCTCGTGGTGCGGCCCGGTGATAGGGCGGGTTTTGCCAATGCGATGGCGCGTCTGTTACAAGATACGAAGCTCGCTGTGCACTTGGGCAATGCCGCAAAAGAGGCGTCGCGACTTTATTTTGATGAAGCTGTCTATTGGCAAGCATTTGATGCGTCATTTTCCGTATGCAAACCAAAAAATTAA
- a CDS encoding NAD(P)-dependent oxidoreductase, whose protein sequence is MKILITGATGFIGTHVAKNLAGTHEIITWSRREGNLDTLPVDIEYVIHLAGAAGGSLETCISSNIVPTAEVLRAIERARIPRIIFLSGAAVYQDSSEVLDEDAPLGSVAPYGISKIAAESLIKKWHELGLIKAAIILRGNNIYGPGSDHGVIAGFLAQAHAGTITVDGDGSQVREPVYIDDVVSIIKKSVETKSEGIHIYNVSGPRAYTLRDIATQIGLALGKEIPFHLSGKPAAPPFVLRLSIAKAQKELEWTPHIELGEGLAKI, encoded by the coding sequence ATGAAGATTCTAATCACCGGAGCGACGGGCTTTATCGGCACGCATGTTGCCAAAAATCTTGCGGGCACACATGAAATCATTACCTGGTCTCGGCGTGAAGGAAACTTGGATACTCTTCCTGTAGACATTGAGTATGTCATCCATTTGGCAGGTGCAGCCGGTGGGAGTCTCGAGACATGTATCTCAAGCAATATCGTACCGACCGCCGAGGTTCTACGCGCGATAGAACGCGCACGCATTCCTCGTATTATCTTCCTCTCGGGTGCCGCCGTATATCAGGACAGTTCAGAAGTGCTGGATGAAGACGCGCCATTGGGATCTGTAGCGCCTTATGGCATCTCAAAAATAGCGGCTGAATCTTTAATAAAAAAATGGCACGAGCTTGGCCTTATCAAAGCAGCCATCATCCTCCGTGGCAACAATATCTACGGACCTGGAAGCGACCATGGCGTCATCGCGGGATTTCTCGCGCAAGCACACGCTGGCACTATCACTGTTGATGGTGATGGTTCACAAGTACGCGAACCGGTATATATCGATGACGTTGTCTCGATTATTAAAAAATCTGTAGAGACGAAGAGTGAAGGTATACATATATATAATGTCAGCGGACCACGCGCGTATACGCTCCGCGACATCGCTACCCAAATCGGCCTCGCGCTTGGCAAAGAAATACCATTTCACCTATCAGGCAAACCTGCGGCACCCCCTTTTGTCCTCCGTCTTTCTATCGCAAAAGCACAAAAAGAATTGGAGTGGACACCACATATTGAGCTCGGAGAGGGTCTCGCAAAAATATAG
- a CDS encoding RtcB family protein, with product MDREKVHSLGCNIDDERTRDILATITALPSLARPAVCLPDLHIKERTEGPSSFAAATRGTIVPELTAPSVGCGMGALVTTLSVKDIDHSFFESFFYELRSNLGPRYGHFKNILLWLGLIGRPHKPYDLTEEEFTDIIKRGAEAAVERYNLPAEFLDRVEYRGSVFSKDEQTSLNLKDILPRISWRSGRHDLGYGFRGNHFLEIQYVEEMIDIKQARDWGLKEGSIVIMYHGGGGAVSYHVGRYFGNRKKNTAFQKCVLFFFKALFHFGNPKNWKYATKRFRYYFKPKPFMEIPLGTPEGDRLWQATKASLNYSYGFRMAIARRIIDTLAKVSPKKGVTASLIVDSTHNAIMKEKIGDEELIVHRHTANRAFPGQPLIISGFNTTNSYIAIGLDKAEEHLFASDHGAGVTIKKMQAEGLSRPHPKNFVTHIYQTRSPFKRVVEHITNEGIDYVAETLEREGIARPVARLRPLAVFKG from the coding sequence ATGGATCGTGAAAAAGTTCATTCACTGGGCTGTAATATTGATGACGAGCGTACGCGTGATATTCTCGCTACTATTACTGCGCTGCCGTCACTCGCGCGTCCCGCGGTATGCCTCCCCGACCTTCATATAAAAGAACGCACGGAAGGCCCCTCTTCGTTTGCGGCAGCCACCCGCGGCACTATCGTGCCCGAGCTCACCGCACCATCAGTTGGTTGTGGTATGGGTGCGCTGGTCACCACACTATCGGTCAAAGATATTGACCATTCTTTTTTTGAATCATTTTTTTACGAACTGCGGTCAAATCTTGGCCCTCGGTACGGCCACTTTAAAAATATTCTTTTATGGCTCGGTCTCATTGGTCGCCCCCATAAACCGTATGACCTGACCGAGGAAGAGTTTACCGATATCATCAAGCGCGGTGCCGAGGCAGCAGTAGAACGCTACAACCTTCCAGCTGAATTTCTTGATCGCGTCGAATACCGCGGATCAGTCTTTTCCAAAGACGAACAAACCTCGCTCAATCTCAAAGATATCTTGCCGCGCATCTCATGGAGATCGGGGCGGCACGACCTTGGCTATGGATTTCGCGGCAATCATTTTTTGGAGATCCAATATGTCGAAGAAATGATTGATATCAAGCAAGCGCGTGACTGGGGCCTAAAAGAAGGATCGATTGTCATCATGTACCACGGCGGTGGAGGTGCCGTCTCGTATCATGTCGGCCGTTACTTTGGTAACCGCAAGAAAAATACCGCGTTCCAAAAATGTGTGCTTTTCTTTTTCAAAGCGCTCTTTCATTTTGGAAACCCGAAAAACTGGAAATACGCCACAAAGCGCTTTCGGTATTATTTCAAGCCCAAACCTTTTATGGAAATCCCGCTTGGCACACCTGAAGGCGATCGCCTTTGGCAAGCCACCAAAGCATCACTTAACTACAGCTATGGATTTCGCATGGCGATCGCACGGCGCATCATCGACACGCTCGCAAAAGTATCGCCCAAAAAAGGCGTGACCGCCTCACTCATTGTTGACTCAACTCACAACGCAATCATGAAAGAAAAAATAGGCGATGAGGAACTTATCGTGCATCGTCACACCGCAAACCGCGCGTTTCCCGGCCAACCCCTTATCATTTCAGGATTTAATACTACCAACTCGTATATCGCCATCGGTCTTGATAAAGCCGAGGAGCATCTTTTTGCATCCGACCACGGAGCGGGCGTGACTATTAAAAAAATGCAAGCAGAGGGTCTTTCGCGCCCACACCCCAAAAACTTTGTCACCCACATCTATCAGACACGCTCACCGTTTAAACGCGTGGTAGAGCATATTACAAATGAAGGCATTGATTATGTAGCCGAAACCCTTGAGCGTGAAGGTATTGCGCGCCCCGTCGCCCGTCTCCGCCCGCTCGCGGTGTTTAAAGGATAA
- a CDS encoding glycosyltransferase, with product MIALWYPKTPSFSTMIVWYLTTLTYPSTLANRLQVMKMTEAFSRHAVVTLWVASMGDKKKEVLESYGVKGDIAIKELPVASGILWPRSFFRALAFRRIVREAPPQTVFYTRDVLLAFFLSFLSPRFRNNFFFECHSLGKFPDFIYQKVFRAARGVISTNQGKVRVIREKYGINEDRIFAAGNAFDEHFSPSLPRQDARKEVDWPQDRRIVLYVGSTQAWKGADMLEELSYKMKDVLFIVLGASQEKKTGNYWALLPVQYHEVPKYLRAADVLLAPYRQDSERANFFFSPIKIMEYRASGTPIIATKLGSIEEIFGDEVVREEISAEFPSIKLVRATAGDFQAALEKLFTQYKDVQERRERQALENREKYLRSSWNGRAVLVKQFIERFK from the coding sequence ATGATAGCATTATGGTACCCAAAAACGCCTTCATTTTCAACGATGATTGTCTGGTATCTTACAACACTCACATATCCTTCAACGCTCGCCAACCGCCTCCAGGTCATGAAGATGACGGAGGCCTTTTCGCGTCATGCCGTCGTTACTCTCTGGGTAGCCAGTATGGGCGACAAGAAAAAAGAAGTGCTCGAGAGCTACGGCGTCAAAGGAGATATTGCGATCAAAGAGTTACCGGTGGCGTCAGGTATATTGTGGCCACGAAGCTTCTTTCGAGCGTTGGCGTTTCGGCGCATTGTTCGCGAAGCTCCACCGCAAACAGTGTTTTACACGCGCGACGTATTGCTCGCCTTTTTTCTTTCTTTTCTTTCGCCACGATTTCGAAACAATTTCTTTTTTGAATGCCATTCGTTGGGTAAATTTCCAGACTTTATATATCAAAAAGTTTTTCGAGCAGCACGTGGTGTTATCTCAACAAACCAGGGCAAAGTTCGGGTTATAAGGGAGAAGTATGGCATTAATGAAGATCGTATCTTTGCGGCTGGCAACGCCTTTGATGAACATTTTAGCCCTTCTCTTCCACGTCAGGATGCGCGAAAAGAGGTAGATTGGCCGCAAGATAGACGTATTGTTTTGTATGTGGGTAGTACTCAAGCTTGGAAGGGTGCTGATATGCTAGAAGAGCTTTCATATAAGATGAAAGACGTTCTTTTTATAGTGCTTGGGGCTTCGCAAGAAAAAAAGACAGGGAATTATTGGGCGCTCTTGCCAGTTCAATATCATGAAGTGCCAAAATATCTTCGTGCAGCTGATGTGCTTTTGGCTCCGTATAGGCAGGATAGTGAGCGGGCAAATTTCTTTTTTTCTCCCATTAAAATTATGGAATATCGTGCATCAGGCACTCCAATTATTGCTACCAAGCTTGGTTCCATCGAAGAAATTTTTGGTGATGAGGTGGTGCGAGAGGAAATCTCCGCAGAATTTCCATCTATTAAGTTGGTAAGGGCAACGGCTGGTGATTTCCAAGCAGCCCTTGAAAAGCTTTTTACCCAGTACAAAGATGTACAAGAGAGGCGAGAACGTCAGGCATTGGAAAATCGTGAAAAATATTTAAGATCAAGCTGGAATGGTCGAGCTGTTCTTGTAAAACAATTCATAGAGAGATTTAAATGA
- a CDS encoding glycosyltransferase family 2 protein — MPLLTIIIPVYNEEKTIAKVIERVKNARLPDGFERELIIINDGSKDGTAEALKPFESTHQVVHQKNTGKGGAVRRGFHMAKGDFIIVQDADLEQDPNDFANLLQPLLRKEVDVVFGSRFMGKYIPKKLIMNIHYLMNRLYTIVCNILSGYHTTDMWTGYKMYSRHALDAFLPHLTSDGVAFEPEIQILLSKLGFKIVDVPISYNPRWYAEGKKMNLRQAFKPMWKMFGFALRHIPPAKKA; from the coding sequence ATGCCACTCCTCACCATCATCATACCTGTCTATAACGAAGAGAAAACAATCGCCAAAGTCATCGAGCGCGTTAAAAATGCTCGCCTGCCAGACGGCTTTGAGCGTGAACTTATCATCATCAATGACGGCTCAAAAGACGGTACCGCCGAAGCACTCAAACCATTTGAATCAACCCACCAAGTTGTCCACCAAAAAAATACGGGCAAAGGGGGTGCTGTGCGCCGTGGCTTTCACATGGCGAAAGGTGATTTTATCATCGTCCAAGATGCCGACCTTGAACAAGATCCGAATGACTTTGCTAACTTACTCCAGCCTCTCCTCCGCAAGGAGGTGGATGTAGTTTTTGGTTCGCGTTTTATGGGTAAATACATCCCCAAAAAACTTATTATGAATATCCACTATCTTATGAATCGCCTGTATACGATCGTGTGTAATATCCTCTCAGGGTACCACACCACCGATATGTGGACGGGATATAAAATGTATTCGCGTCATGCACTTGATGCATTTCTCCCCCACCTTACCTCTGACGGCGTGGCGTTTGAACCAGAAATTCAAATCTTACTCTCTAAACTTGGTTTCAAGATTGTCGATGTGCCCATTTCCTACAATCCTCGTTGGTACGCGGAAGGCAAGAAAATGAATTTGCGCCAAGCATTCAAACCCATGTGGAAAATGTTTGGCTTTGCGTTGCGTCACATTCCTCCTGCAAAGAAAGCATGA
- a CDS encoding DUF5674 family protein, which translates to MEIQIIKKTITKAELVRMAHEGFGELVKAVVDIEQGIMAIGGGLHADEEVVLTEQEHSKREHTWGINIYPEKSCSEFIEFDSMINLKPWLNNRSRGVEDATIREKIKSIVHTLILI; encoded by the coding sequence ATGGAAATACAAATCATCAAAAAAACTATTACCAAAGCGGAACTTGTGCGAATGGCACATGAAGGATTTGGCGAACTGGTAAAAGCAGTGGTGGATATAGAACAAGGTATCATGGCAATTGGTGGTGGATTGCACGCAGATGAAGAAGTTGTACTGACCGAACAAGAACACTCGAAGCGCGAACATACCTGGGGCATCAATATATATCCAGAAAAATCCTGCTCTGAATTTATTGAATTTGACTCGATGATCAATCTCAAGCCGTGGCTTAACAACCGCTCGCGTGGCGTGGAGGATGCAACGATTCGCGAAAAAATTAAGTCTATCGTCCACACACTTATTCTCATATAA
- a CDS encoding glycosyltransferase family 4 protein, with product MQTKKLKLVYILPEFRRDIATHFYHKVEMLEQLGYEFELFLIIERGEAPEKFANVYVQYFHWLPFRALELFSILLALRLSGYRKFWTHYSFIAGNIAPLFGKSFYWNCGMPWLYQRGKIEEFFFCRAMKKNILVTGTEGMKGAYIKEYKLNAGRVRVVPNGINLARYMPWRSKRAEARAELGITSEQKVVLFVHHLSKRKGANRIKPIAERFADDQSVIFVVAGSGPLASEIIGGNIRRVGDVPQDIIPRYFAAADVFLMPSEEEGFPNVLLEAMAIGVPIVASDVGGVREIVSPSAQDFVLSGDDDMFAQKIKTLFADSALASRIGEEEKAWITRYDMPKAVKAFTALVSEKQ from the coding sequence ATGCAAACCAAAAAATTAAAACTCGTCTATATACTGCCGGAGTTTCGGCGTGATATTGCTACGCATTTTTATCATAAGGTAGAGATGCTCGAGCAGCTTGGGTATGAGTTCGAATTATTTTTAATCATTGAGCGAGGCGAGGCGCCAGAAAAGTTTGCCAATGTGTATGTGCAGTATTTTCATTGGTTACCGTTTCGTGCACTTGAGCTTTTTTCTATTTTACTTGCACTGCGTCTTTCAGGATACCGAAAGTTTTGGACGCACTATTCGTTTATCGCAGGCAACATAGCGCCGCTTTTTGGCAAAAGTTTTTATTGGAATTGCGGTATGCCGTGGTTGTACCAGCGTGGTAAGATAGAGGAGTTTTTCTTTTGCCGTGCGATGAAGAAAAATATACTGGTCACCGGTACCGAGGGCATGAAGGGCGCGTATATAAAAGAATATAAGCTCAACGCAGGTCGCGTGCGCGTGGTGCCCAACGGCATTAATCTTGCGCGGTATATGCCATGGCGTAGCAAGCGCGCTGAGGCGCGTGCCGAACTCGGTATTACCTCTGAGCAAAAAGTAGTTTTGTTTGTACATCATTTATCAAAGCGCAAAGGGGCAAATCGCATCAAGCCGATAGCCGAACGCTTTGCTGACGATCAATCAGTTATATTTGTTGTCGCAGGTTCTGGCCCGCTCGCAAGTGAGATTATAGGCGGCAACATACGGCGCGTGGGCGATGTGCCTCAAGACATTATCCCGCGCTATTTCGCTGCCGCCGATGTGTTTTTGATGCCGTCAGAAGAAGAGGGCTTCCCCAATGTGTTGTTAGAAGCGATGGCGATCGGTGTGCCAATCGTTGCGAGCGATGTGGGTGGTGTGCGCGAGATCGTATCGCCAAGCGCGCAAGATTTTGTACTATCAGGTGATGATGATATGTTCGCGCAAAAAATAAAAACATTGTTTGCGGACAGCGCTTTGGCAAGTCGCATCGGGGAGGAAGAAAAGGCGTGGATCACGCGCTACGATATGCCCAAGGCAGTGAAAGCTTTTACTGCTCTTGTGAGCGAGAAGCAATAA
- a CDS encoding CDP-alcohol phosphatidyltransferase family protein, protein MESTRELRERLQGAKTNPDGWRRPPGYILFQRGPSIYITRLVARTRVTPNQVTIASIVAGFAGCAFLVAFDWQYKLVGLGFLYLNVILDKVDGELARLRETYSLRGIFWDEINHLIIPPLFSLTLAVGITKISITSPIFLVVAGALGGLALVSLRVMHSLAPQIYAKKYIKHPEHFPLSSLETSMATRKSRGIFGGMIAIFRPLRFFQDFFIIIATTTIALVLETMFFSDAIFHPLLTHLLFGFTILWIAFAIELAIKKSRSIERDIAVIASRSQEQ, encoded by the coding sequence ATGGAATCTACCCGAGAACTTCGAGAGCGCCTGCAGGGCGCAAAAACAAACCCTGACGGGTGGCGCAGGCCACCCGGCTATATTCTGTTTCAGCGCGGCCCATCGATCTATATCACTCGTCTCGTCGCCCGTACCCGCGTCACACCAAACCAAGTGACAATCGCCAGTATTGTAGCGGGCTTTGCTGGTTGCGCATTTCTTGTAGCTTTTGACTGGCAGTATAAACTCGTAGGACTTGGGTTTCTCTATCTCAATGTCATCCTTGATAAAGTCGATGGCGAGCTTGCCCGTCTGCGCGAGACCTATTCACTCCGCGGTATTTTTTGGGATGAGATCAATCACCTTATCATCCCGCCACTTTTCTCGCTTACACTCGCTGTTGGTATTACAAAAATATCCATTACCTCGCCCATATTTTTAGTTGTCGCTGGCGCACTCGGAGGCCTCGCACTCGTCTCACTACGCGTCATGCATAGCTTGGCGCCGCAAATCTATGCCAAAAAATATATTAAACACCCTGAGCACTTTCCCCTCTCGTCACTCGAAACCTCTATGGCTACGAGAAAATCGCGAGGTATATTTGGAGGCATGATAGCCATCTTCCGTCCGCTTCGCTTTTTCCAAGATTTTTTTATCATCATCGCGACTACCACCATAGCACTCGTACTTGAAACTATGTTCTTCTCCGACGCTATATTTCACCCACTCCTCACCCATCTTCTATTTGGTTTTACGATACTCTGGATCGCTTTTGCCATTGAACTCGCTATAAAAAAATCTCGCTCAATTGAACGAGATATCGCGGTTATTGCTTCTCGCTCACAAGAGCAGTAA
- a CDS encoding SDR family oxidoreductase: MKLKKNVLVVGGAGFVGGAVTDILQKKKIPYTVYDNLLYEDRYLKPCGEFIFGDVRDTKKLKSIIGKFTDIIWLAAIVGDGACYLHPLAAVEINEKAIGWLAKNYRGRIIFTSSCSVYGSNEQLLDEDSPVKPLSLYATTKLNAEDILLKHPNAIMFRLGTAFGISDDYARLRTDLLVNTLTAAAINRGVLTVFGGNQRRPLIHVKNIAQTLVHNTSTKKTGVYNVATDNYDVKTVAKLVQKFTHCKIEYTDQRFEDNRHYHVSTKKALKDKIISVDKNKDVVFGIQEVATLLKSTRIKDIDSDTYSNIKHVAKNKI; encoded by the coding sequence ATGAAACTCAAAAAGAATGTACTCGTGGTTGGAGGTGCTGGATTTGTCGGGGGCGCCGTCACCGATATTCTCCAAAAGAAAAAAATACCGTATACCGTATACGACAATCTTCTGTACGAGGATCGCTACCTTAAACCATGTGGGGAATTTATTTTTGGTGATGTGCGTGACACAAAGAAACTTAAAAGCATTATAGGCAAATTTACTGATATCATCTGGCTCGCCGCCATTGTCGGCGATGGTGCCTGCTACCTACACCCTCTTGCTGCTGTTGAGATTAATGAAAAAGCAATCGGCTGGCTTGCGAAAAACTACCGTGGACGCATCATCTTCACTTCATCGTGCTCAGTCTATGGATCAAATGAACAACTACTCGACGAAGACTCTCCGGTCAAACCGCTCTCTTTGTATGCCACCACTAAACTCAATGCGGAAGATATCCTCTTAAAGCACCCTAACGCCATCATGTTTCGACTTGGCACTGCTTTTGGTATCTCTGACGACTATGCGCGTCTTCGTACCGATCTTTTGGTCAACACACTGACTGCCGCAGCCATCAATCGTGGAGTGCTTACTGTATTTGGTGGCAACCAGCGACGCCCGCTCATTCACGTAAAGAATATCGCTCAAACCTTAGTACACAACACTTCGACTAAAAAAACTGGCGTCTACAACGTAGCTACAGATAATTATGATGTAAAAACAGTGGCAAAGCTTGTTCAAAAATTTACCCACTGCAAGATCGAATATACTGACCAGCGCTTTGAAGACAATCGACATTACCATGTGAGCACTAAAAAAGCACTCAAAGATAAAATTATCTCAGTCGATAAAAATAAAGATGTAGTGTTTGGCATCCAAGAAGTAGCAACCCTTCTCAAAAGCACTCGCATCAAAGACATCGATAGCGATACCTACAGCAACATCAAACACGTTGCCAAAAACAAAATTTAG
- a CDS encoding RtcB family protein, with the protein MLFSCDNIEHPEIRGKLGRITRVHSLARPPVCLPNIHPKAGLESPPQFVAATKDTIVPQLTAPAMNCGMSVFRTTLKKEDFSPEFLKDFATRLRAGVLPRESRFKGFLAWLGTYEKPSTKYDLTREELRQFFLEGAPAAARKYGIDAEELAHMEYGGNIISNAEKKEIDLGDIVPRSSWTNGRHEIGYNFGGNHFLELHTVEKIDKPEIASAWNIAEGDILIFYHGGGGHATYHLGRYFGRREKNAPLEKLALFFLKLMFHFAAPEGIKHFGARWHAYFSRTPFPETPINSPEGKRLWQSIRIGLNYGYAFRLALLKRINDALPKGKAHFVWDAAHNSIMKETIDGQELVVHRQDAMRVFTGKPVMIAGDVGTLSCLAVGGDAEESLWSATPSAAKEIGEYIKDGKSQKITPAQYTLVSKRKEQDLIKKEHYTSEGLYAVVDELKKSGSIEPVAWLKPLGGIKGH; encoded by the coding sequence ATGCTTTTTTCTTGCGACAACATCGAACATCCAGAAATTCGAGGAAAGCTCGGGCGTATTACGCGCGTGCACAGCCTGGCGCGGCCTCCGGTATGTCTCCCCAATATTCACCCAAAGGCAGGCCTTGAATCTCCCCCACAATTTGTAGCGGCGACCAAAGATACCATTGTGCCGCAACTGACCGCGCCTGCGATGAACTGCGGTATGAGTGTATTTCGCACAACACTCAAAAAAGAAGACTTCTCGCCTGAATTTCTCAAAGACTTTGCTACGCGACTTCGCGCTGGCGTCCTCCCCCGCGAAAGCCGCTTTAAAGGATTTTTGGCGTGGCTCGGCACCTATGAGAAACCCTCAACTAAATATGATCTTACGCGCGAAGAGCTTCGGCAATTTTTTCTTGAAGGCGCGCCTGCGGCAGCACGCAAATACGGCATTGATGCTGAAGAACTCGCGCATATGGAATACGGCGGCAATATCATCTCTAATGCTGAAAAAAAAGAAATTGATCTTGGTGACATTGTCCCACGCTCGTCATGGACCAACGGACGCCATGAGATAGGTTATAACTTCGGCGGCAATCATTTTCTTGAGCTCCACACGGTAGAAAAAATTGATAAGCCAGAAATCGCGTCCGCGTGGAATATCGCGGAGGGTGATATTTTGATTTTTTATCATGGTGGTGGCGGGCATGCGACCTATCACCTTGGCCGCTACTTTGGGCGACGAGAAAAGAATGCACCACTTGAAAAACTAGCACTCTTTTTCTTAAAACTCATGTTTCATTTTGCCGCGCCTGAAGGTATTAAACACTTTGGCGCACGCTGGCATGCATATTTCTCGCGCACACCATTTCCTGAGACACCTATCAACTCGCCCGAAGGCAAGCGTTTATGGCAATCGATCAGAATTGGCTTGAACTACGGCTACGCATTTCGTCTCGCACTTCTCAAGCGCATCAATGACGCCTTGCCCAAGGGTAAAGCGCACTTCGTCTGGGACGCCGCTCATAATTCAATCATGAAAGAAACCATTGATGGACAAGAGCTTGTCGTGCATCGTCAAGACGCAATGCGGGTATTTACGGGCAAACCGGTCATGATAGCGGGCGATGTGGGCACGCTCTCGTGCCTTGCTGTCGGTGGTGATGCTGAAGAGTCACTATGGTCAGCGACACCATCAGCCGCAAAAGAAATCGGCGAATATATCAAAGACGGGAAATCACAAAAAATAACTCCCGCGCAGTATACACTCGTCTCCAAACGCAAAGAACAAGACCTGATAAAAAAAGAGCATTATACGAGCGAGGGATTATACGCCGTAGTCGATGAGCTTAAAAAATCTGGTAGTATAGAGCCAGTAGCCTGGTTAAAGCCCTTGGGAGGCATTAAAGGTCACTAA